The Flavivirga eckloniae genomic interval CTTCTTCTGTTTTGTTTTCTTTTTTACAAGAAACAAACAAAACCAGAAGCACTAAGGTTACCAGTTTATTCATATCTAATTGGTTTTAAATGATTTCACTTCTTTAAATGGGGATAGCTTTATATTTTCCACCAAATTCTTGTAGGTTTTCCAATCGTCGTTAAAAAAAGCATTTGTTTTTTCAATTCCGTTTCTTAAAGCTTTTTCAGCATGTTTAAGTAATGTGGTTTCTGTTGTAGTCAACCCATTTTGCCTAGAACTTACGTAATTATCTACTACATTTATACGTTGATTAATATTCACCCCAGGATCGCGCGTTATACCTTGTCTTTTATCTTCTTTTCCTAAAAACAGATTAATAATGTCGTCAATCTTTTTAGTAATATCCTTTGATGCTTTTATTTGATCTTTATATAACTCTTTATCCAGTTTTTTTAAACCGGATTGATATTTTTTAACAGTTTGTTTACTTTCAACGAGTTGTTTAACAGCGTCTGCCATAACCTGCTTCATATGTTCAATGTTTTTTGAGGCATTGTATACTTCGTTAATTGAAGCCTCAGATTTGTTCAAACGAGGATCGTTTTTAACGGTAATCGTTTGTTTTGAGGTTTGATCTCCAAAATGCAACACTATGTTATATGTTCCGGGTTTTACTCTAACACCTCCGGGTTCTGTTTTTACGTTACTTATTTTTCGCGATGCCCAGTCTGGCCCCTTTTCATTCATATACCAGGTCCACTTATGAATACCAGTTTTTTTAGGCGCTTTTTGTTTCAATGTTCTTATTAAACGGTCTTTATCATAAATTTTCATAGTTAAAGAATCCCATTTAACCTGAACTTCTGTATTTAGCGAAGTCGAAGTAGGCTCCTGATCTTCATCTATTGTCTCATTGGTATTATCGTCATCGTCTTTCTTATCTTCATCAGACGACTCCTTTTTGTCTATAGTTACATAATACGATATTTGAGCTCCATATTTTCTGTTTTCACCATGGTATATAGCATCAGCTCCAAAGCGAGTTCCCGTTGGTTGTTGATAAGCAGCCATGTAAGCTGTTGGAGGTTGGAATAACTCTAATTTTTTATTAATTATTTCCTGATTCTTGGCAATGGCTCGTAACGGACGAATATCATCTAAAACCCATGCAGCGCGACCAAAAGTTCCAATAACCAAATCGTGCTCACGTGGATGAATAACCAAGTCTTTTACAGGAACCGTTGGAAAGCCTTCAGTAGTCCATTTTGTCCATTTGTTTCCTGCATCTAAAGAGAGGTATAAACCATCGTCTGTTCCTAAAAATAATAGGTTAGGGTTCTCAATATCTTCAACTATAGATAATGTATAACTTTTTACGTCGTTAGCATCAACTATGCGTTGCCATGTTTTGCCATAGTTTTTAGTGCGGTAAGCATAGGGCGTATAGTTAAAGCGTCTGTAATCGTTAGCAATTAAAAGCGCTTCACCTTTGTTTTTATTAGAAGCCTTTATTTGGGCAATCCAACTTCCAGAAGGAAGCCCTTTAATATTTTTAGTAACTTCAGTATAAGTTTGTCCGCCGTTTTGGGTAAAATGTAAACGACCATCGTCTGTACCAATCCAGAGCATGTCCTTTTCGAGCGGTGAAGGTTCTATAACTAAAATGGTACAGTGGTTTTCGGCACCAGTTGCATCCATCGTTAATCCGCCACTTTCACTTTGTTTTTGCTTTTCAGGATCATTGGTTGTTAAATCTTCGGAGATAATCTCCCATGTTAAGCCTTTGTCTGTAGATTTGTGAACAAATTGACTGCCAAAATAAATTGTACTGGAGTCAAAAGGATCTATGTTTATGGCCGAGTTCCAATTGAATCGGAGTTTTACATCGGCATCGGGATGTATTGGTCTTACGATGTAATTATTTCCGGTTTCGGAATCGTATCTGCTCACGTAGCCTTGTTGACTCATAGACCAACCAAAACGGGAATCTTCTTTGTCTGGAACAACATCAAAACCATCACCAAAACTTATTTCCTGCCAGTAAGAGTTTCTAATACCTTGCGAACGCCAAACATAAGCAGGACCTTTCCATGAACCATTGTCTTGCATGCCTCCGTACACATTATACGGAATATCGTTATCTACATTTATATGATAAAATTGCGCAACAGGTAGATTGCCTATAAAGCGCCATGTTTTACCTCCATCTTTCGTAATATTTAATCCGCCATCGTTACCGTCTATCATAAAATCACCATTGTTGGGATGTATCCACCAGGCATGGTGGTCGGGATGCACACCGTTATTGGCTCCATATGCAGGCATGAGCTGTGAAAAGTTTTTTCCGCCATCTTCACTAACATTTACATAGGTATAAATAGAATAGACACGGTTTTCATTTTGTGGGTCTACATAAATTTCAGAGTAGTAAAAAGGACGATTTCCAATATCGTTTTTATCGTTTATTTTTTTCCATTTAAAACCACCGTCCTCACTTTTGTATAAGGCATTTTTCTTGGCTTCAATAAGGGCATAGATTGTATTGGGTTTGTTTGCAGCAATAGCGATACCTATACGTCCTAAATTTCCTTTTGGTAAGCCATCTTCATCGGTTAACTTTTTCCATGTTTCTCCTCCGTCATGGGTAATATGTAATCCAGAGCCTTCACCACCAGAATTAAAAAACCAAGGCTCTCTTTTGTGTTCCCACATGGCAGCAATAAGTTTATTGGGGTTTGTAGGATCCATAACCAAATCGGCAGCTCCGGTTTTGTTATTGGCAAATAGAATTTTCTTCCAATTTTTTCCACCATCGATGGTTTTATATACACCGCGCTCTGGGTGTTCTCCCCAAGGCGAACCTATAGCAGCAACATAAATGATATTCGGATTCGTTGGATCGATAATAACACGATGTATGTGCCGTGTTTTTTCCAAGCCCATTAATGTCCAGTTTCTACCGCCATCTAACGACTTGTATATGCCATAGCCGCCATTTAAGCTGTTTCTCGGGTTTCCTTCACCGGTTCCTGCCCAAATAACACTTGGGTTTGATTGTTGAATAGCGACAGCACCAATAGAGGCTGTTACTTCTTTGTTAAAAATTGGGTGCCATTTAATACCCCCAGAAGTCGATTTCCATAATCCCCCCGAAGCGGTTCCAACATACATGATATCTGGATTAGAATGTACAACATCTATGGCTGTAACACGACCAGACATACCGCCAGGACCAATGTTTCGTGGTTGCATGTTCTTTAATAAGTCCATTGAAAATTCTTGGGAAAATACAGAAATTGATGCCAATAGCATCAATAGGTAGAGTGTGCGTTTCATTTATTTATTCGATTAGTCGGAATAAAGATAACAAAAACTTAGCGCGAGATTCTTAATGAGATGTTAATGCTTTTATGTAATGAAAAAAATGTGGTATTTTTATACAGCTATGATAGATAAAAAAGCCATAAGAAAAGGGTTTGTATTTAAAAAATATGAAGCTCCTTTTCAGTCCCCTTTTGATAGAATTTTTGAAGTTTTCAAAGAGCTCATTACCCATACTTCTGGTGATTTTGATGAAGCTATAGAATGGTTACGGGAGTTAGATAAAGAATATATGCTCACTACCGACGATTATTCTATTGATGATTTTATTGAAGATTTAAAGAAGAAAGGGTATATAAGAGAAGAACTTGATCCTGATGGAAACGGAGGTATGGCTATTACTGCAAAAACAGAACGTGCCATTCGTCAGCAAGCTTTAGATCATATTTTCGGGAAGATTAAACGAAGTGGGAAAGGAAACCATAAAAGTAAAAGTCCTGGAATAGGTGATGAACACACGGGAGATTATAGAAATTATCAGTTTGGTGATGCTTTGGATAAGGTGTCTATGACAGAGAGTTTAAAGAACGCTCAAATTAACCATGGGATTGGTGATTTTAATTTATCTGAGGATGATCTGGTGGTTGAAGAAACGCTTCATAAATCGCAAATGAGTACTGTCTTAATGATTGATGTAAGCCATAGTATGATTCTTTATGGGGAAGATCGAATTACACCAGCTAAGCGAGTAGCTATGGCATTAGCAGAATTGATTACTACGCGGTATCCAAAAGATACTTTGGATATTTTGGTGTTTGGAAATGATGCATGGCAGATTGAAATTAAGGATTTGCCTTATTTAAAAGTTGGACCTTATCATACCAATACTGTAGCGGGATTGCAGTTGGCTATGGATTTGCTTAGAAGAAAAAGAAATACTAATAAACAGATTTTTATGATCACCGATGGGAAACCAAGTTGTTTGCGTTTGCCGGACGGTCAGTACTATAAAAACAGTAATGGATTAGACAAACATATTGTAAATAAGTGTTATGCCATGGCGCAACAGGCTAGACGTTTACATATTCCTATTACAACATTTATGATTGCTCAGGATAGTTATTTGATGCAATTTGTAAGGGAGTTTACTTATGCAAATCAAGGAAAAGCATTTTATACGGGATTAAAAGGATTGGGGGAAATGATCTTTGAAGATTACGAAACGAATAGAAAGAAACGGATTAGAGGCTAACTAGAAGCAAGAACAGACTTGCTCCTCCCTTTTAAAAAGGGAGGTGGTCCCGATGGAATCGGGATCGGAGGGTTAGAGTATTTAGAGTATGTAAAGTAAAAAACACCTCTTTCTTCCGATTTTTTATTAAATCGGAATTCATTCTCCTCTTAGATTTAAGAGGAGAGCCGTAACGAATAAAGTAATAAGGTTAAAGGAAAGATGCGTTCCGGTATAATCGAGACTCGAAGGGTTAAAAAAAGATAACAAAAGAAAAG includes:
- a CDS encoding WD40/YVTN/BNR-like repeat-containing protein; translated protein: MKRTLYLLMLLASISVFSQEFSMDLLKNMQPRNIGPGGMSGRVTAIDVVHSNPDIMYVGTASGGLWKSTSGGIKWHPIFNKEVTASIGAVAIQQSNPSVIWAGTGEGNPRNSLNGGYGIYKSLDGGRNWTLMGLEKTRHIHRVIIDPTNPNIIYVAAIGSPWGEHPERGVYKTIDGGKNWKKILFANNKTGAADLVMDPTNPNKLIAAMWEHKREPWFFNSGGEGSGLHITHDGGETWKKLTDEDGLPKGNLGRIGIAIAANKPNTIYALIEAKKNALYKSEDGGFKWKKINDKNDIGNRPFYYSEIYVDPQNENRVYSIYTYVNVSEDGGKNFSQLMPAYGANNGVHPDHHAWWIHPNNGDFMIDGNDGGLNITKDGGKTWRFIGNLPVAQFYHINVDNDIPYNVYGGMQDNGSWKGPAYVWRSQGIRNSYWQEISFGDGFDVVPDKEDSRFGWSMSQQGYVSRYDSETGNNYIVRPIHPDADVKLRFNWNSAINIDPFDSSTIYFGSQFVHKSTDKGLTWEIISEDLTTNDPEKQKQSESGGLTMDATGAENHCTILVIEPSPLEKDMLWIGTDDGRLHFTQNGGQTYTEVTKNIKGLPSGSWIAQIKASNKNKGEALLIANDYRRFNYTPYAYRTKNYGKTWQRIVDANDVKSYTLSIVEDIENPNLLFLGTDDGLYLSLDAGNKWTKWTTEGFPTVPVKDLVIHPREHDLVIGTFGRAAWVLDDIRPLRAIAKNQEIINKKLELFQPPTAYMAAYQQPTGTRFGADAIYHGENRKYGAQISYYVTIDKKESSDEDKKDDDDNTNETIDEDQEPTSTSLNTEVQVKWDSLTMKIYDKDRLIRTLKQKAPKKTGIHKWTWYMNEKGPDWASRKISNVKTEPGGVRVKPGTYNIVLHFGDQTSKQTITVKNDPRLNKSEASINEVYNASKNIEHMKQVMADAVKQLVESKQTVKKYQSGLKKLDKELYKDQIKASKDITKKIDDIINLFLGKEDKRQGITRDPGVNINQRINVVDNYVSSRQNGLTTTETTLLKHAEKALRNGIEKTNAFFNDDWKTYKNLVENIKLSPFKEVKSFKTN
- a CDS encoding vWA domain-containing protein, which codes for MKKMWYFYTAMIDKKAIRKGFVFKKYEAPFQSPFDRIFEVFKELITHTSGDFDEAIEWLRELDKEYMLTTDDYSIDDFIEDLKKKGYIREELDPDGNGGMAITAKTERAIRQQALDHIFGKIKRSGKGNHKSKSPGIGDEHTGDYRNYQFGDALDKVSMTESLKNAQINHGIGDFNLSEDDLVVEETLHKSQMSTVLMIDVSHSMILYGEDRITPAKRVAMALAELITTRYPKDTLDILVFGNDAWQIEIKDLPYLKVGPYHTNTVAGLQLAMDLLRRKRNTNKQIFMITDGKPSCLRLPDGQYYKNSNGLDKHIVNKCYAMAQQARRLHIPITTFMIAQDSYLMQFVREFTYANQGKAFYTGLKGLGEMIFEDYETNRKKRIRG